One window of the Candidatus Zixiibacteriota bacterium genome contains the following:
- a CDS encoding putative branched-chain-amino-acid aminotransferase (Evidence 3 : Putative function from multiple computational evidences) — protein sequence MQINCSINGRAISPNRASIPIFDNSLFYADGLFETLLAVKNRVVFLNEHLKRLEKGAKLIRLRLPVSTETISTWIIHEVGKNPSPVTKIRLTVTAGDSAFWRSRASLPRIIIIVTDYKIPTGSFSLTVSPFRVDETLPFRNIKTLAFIIEMTSRKTAYMKGFDDAILLNRSGHVAEATSANIFWMKNGRLYTPPLSSGCLEGMTRRHILKLARETGLKTLEKKAHLNEVLEADEIFISSSLKLIVPVTKIKADKMHHYDIGGLTLKLQSLLKHMIFSGEE from the coding sequence ATGCAAATAAACTGCTCCATCAATGGCCGGGCCATCAGCCCCAATAGGGCTAGTATTCCGATATTTGACAATTCGCTCTTTTATGCCGACGGCCTTTTTGAGACTCTTCTGGCAGTAAAGAACAGGGTGGTCTTTCTTAACGAGCATCTCAAGCGCCTGGAAAAGGGGGCCAAATTGATTCGTCTACGTCTGCCTGTCAGCACAGAGACTATAAGCACATGGATAATTCATGAAGTCGGGAAGAATCCGTCACCGGTGACAAAAATTCGCCTGACCGTAACCGCGGGCGATTCCGCATTCTGGCGAAGCCGTGCCAGTTTGCCGAGAATAATAATAATCGTCACCGACTATAAAATTCCGACGGGATCCTTTTCTCTGACCGTCTCCCCTTTCAGGGTTGACGAGACACTGCCTTTTCGCAATATCAAGACCCTGGCTTTTATCATAGAAATGACTTCCCGCAAAACAGCATACATGAAAGGATTCGATGACGCCATTCTTCTTAACCGCTCCGGCCATGTGGCCGAAGCCACCTCGGCGAATATTTTCTGGATGAAGAATGGCCGGCTATATACTCCGCCCCTTTCCTCGGGATGTCTGGAAGGGATGACACGGAGACATATTTTGAAATTGGCGCGTGAAACGGGTTTGAAAACTCTCGAGAAGAAGGCGCATTTGAACGAGGTTTTAGAGGCCGATGAAATTTTCATTTCCTCATCGTTAAAACTGATTGTTCCGGTCACAAAAATCAAAGCCGATAAAATGCACCATTACGATATCGGCGGTTTGACTCTCAAACTGCAAAGTTTGCTTAAACATATGATATTTTCTGGAGAAGAATGA
- a CDS encoding conserved membrane hypothetical protein (Evidence 4 : Unknown function but conserved in other organisms), protein MADFIRLGLIFIGIIYAIRRKIFVGYILFVAAIGLAALYLMPLGAVISAIKDTVISGEFLYLYGTIILITFLGRLLKEINYFSRLVEAARRLIGGPRTAAAVLPGLVGLMPMPGGALLSAPLVAEVLPKNKYSPEFLTIVNYWSRHVVEFCWPVYPGLILSAALTSQPVGRIALLQMPLTIIMIPTGIFFFIRKIEEKGDGSGTIIMPFKKILSAIWPILLAIAVSAATGLKLFYAVGIAILVLLIKERPSLGKVKPVAAEAFSPKLFLLVYSIILFQNILELTGAVSSLPSLTVKYGLPPALIIFALTFTVGLLTGMVNAFVGLAYPLLAGYLYKPDVNLSNIFLTFLSGYLGMILSPTHFCLVLTNEYFKSNLGKVYRMIIPPILILFFGGVLLYLAGFPWKLF, encoded by the coding sequence ATGGCCGATTTCATCAGACTTGGGCTAATTTTCATAGGAATTATCTATGCTATCCGGAGGAAGATATTTGTCGGCTATATCCTTTTCGTCGCCGCAATCGGGCTGGCAGCGCTGTACTTGATGCCGCTTGGCGCCGTAATTTCGGCGATCAAGGATACCGTGATTTCCGGCGAATTTCTGTATCTTTATGGGACGATTATTTTGATCACTTTTCTGGGCCGTTTACTCAAGGAAATTAACTATTTTAGTCGTCTGGTGGAAGCGGCTCGAAGACTGATTGGCGGACCAAGAACCGCAGCGGCCGTCCTGCCGGGGCTGGTTGGCCTGATGCCTATGCCGGGCGGAGCCCTTCTTTCCGCTCCTTTGGTGGCCGAAGTCCTGCCCAAGAATAAATACTCGCCCGAGTTTCTGACGATTGTCAATTATTGGTCCCGACATGTGGTAGAGTTTTGCTGGCCCGTTTACCCCGGGCTGATTCTCAGCGCCGCTTTAACATCCCAACCGGTCGGTCGTATAGCCCTTTTGCAGATGCCGTTGACCATAATTATGATTCCCACGGGGATATTTTTCTTTATCCGAAAGATTGAAGAAAAAGGTGATGGAAGCGGCACTATCATAATGCCATTCAAGAAGATATTATCGGCGATTTGGCCCATATTACTTGCCATTGCCGTATCGGCGGCTACCGGATTAAAGCTTTTTTATGCTGTCGGAATTGCCATATTGGTTTTGCTCATCAAAGAGAGGCCGTCACTGGGAAAAGTCAAACCGGTGGCGGCGGAAGCCTTTTCACCGAAGCTCTTCCTTCTGGTTTACAGCATAATATTATTTCAAAATATTCTGGAATTGACCGGAGCCGTAAGTTCGCTGCCATCGCTTACGGTGAAATATGGTTTGCCGCCTGCTCTGATAATTTTCGCTTTGACATTTACGGTTGGCCTGTTGACAGGCATGGTCAATGCCTTTGTCGGGCTGGCGTATCCGCTATTGGCCGGATATCTGTATAAGCCGGACGTAAATCTATCCAACATTTTTTTGACGTTCCTTTCCGGGTATCTGGGGATGATATTGTCCCCGACGCATTTCTGTCTTGTCCTGACAAACGAATATTTCAAATCAAATTTGGGTAAAGTCTATCGGATGATCATTCCGCCCATTTTGATTCTATTTTTCGGGGGAGTGCTATTATATCTGGCCGGGTTTCCCTGGAAATTATTTTGA
- a CDS encoding RNA polymerase, sigma-24 subunit, ECF subfamily gives MEQENEKQTDYGLMERVKNGDMLAFNQIVDKYKNRLMNVIVRMVQETEQAEDIVQETFLRVYQHRDSFDFRHCFSTWLYTIALNLARNELRKRKRFKFFDIFDLQGKEAEIAVEMELPSNLPQAIEKALENLPEKYKTAFVLRDIQELPYEEVAQIMNIPLGTVKSRVNRARAILKEKLKPRMEEINALSKGTLLPVSLL, from the coding sequence GTGGAGCAAGAAAACGAGAAGCAAACTGATTATGGACTGATGGAGCGTGTCAAAAATGGTGACATGCTGGCCTTCAATCAGATTGTTGACAAGTATAAGAACCGCCTGATGAACGTGATTGTCAGGATGGTTCAAGAGACTGAACAGGCGGAAGATATAGTCCAGGAGACTTTTTTGAGAGTGTATCAGCACCGGGATTCGTTTGATTTTCGCCATTGCTTTTCGACCTGGCTGTATACGATTGCGTTGAATCTGGCTCGGAACGAATTGCGGAAGAGGAAGCGGTTCAAATTCTTTGACATTTTTGATCTTCAGGGGAAGGAAGCGGAGATTGCAGTGGAAATGGAACTTCCCAGCAATTTGCCTCAGGCGATAGAAAAAGCGCTGGAAAATCTCCCTGAAAAGTATAAGACCGCTTTCGTCTTGCGGGATATTCAAGAGTTGCCGTATGAGGAGGTTGCTCAAATTATGAACATTCCGCTGGGGACCGTTAAATCGCGGGTTAATCGGGCCCGGGCCATTTTGAAAGAGAAGTTGAAACCGAGAATGGAGGAAATAAATGCGTTGTCAAAAGGTACGCTATTACCTGTCAGCCTATTGTAA
- a CDS encoding hypothetical protein (Evidence 5 : Unknown function), producing the protein MRCQKVRYYLSAYCKGEMTGGRRKAVAAHLESCPECHREEVAFREILGATRGMPEFQVGVDFNSRLLSSIAEARFKETRSKAYLPKRIPIVTWTRALPAVAAACLVVAFTLSGGLKYFKIQNEPAAYAINAQTGDRDDRYLTVQPQPDHVLAQHASQTIAGANWTFSKQMARANRFRGLINSMVGYRTDAGYIRSMDNPFALIMFNPGHGVSVSVMPMTGNNAETKMVREAR; encoded by the coding sequence ATGCGTTGTCAAAAGGTACGCTATTACCTGTCAGCCTATTGTAAAGGCGAAATGACAGGGGGACGGCGTAAGGCAGTCGCAGCGCATCTTGAAAGTTGCCCGGAGTGTCATCGGGAGGAAGTCGCCTTCCGCGAGATTCTCGGTGCAACCAGGGGTATGCCGGAATTTCAGGTGGGTGTTGACTTTAACAGTCGGCTTTTGAGCAGTATCGCTGAAGCGCGATTCAAAGAAACGCGCAGCAAGGCTTATTTGCCCAAGAGAATACCGATTGTAACCTGGACCCGCGCTTTGCCGGCGGTCGCGGCGGCCTGCCTTGTGGTGGCATTTACTTTGTCGGGCGGCCTGAAATATTTCAAGATACAGAATGAGCCGGCGGCGTATGCGATTAATGCCCAAACGGGGGACCGGGACGATCGCTATTTGACGGTTCAGCCCCAACCTGACCATGTTTTGGCGCAACATGCTTCCCAAACGATTGCCGGCGCCAATTGGACCTTTTCCAAGCAGATGGCCAGAGCGAATCGTTTTCGCGGTCTGATAAACAGCATGGTTGGCTACAGGACTGATGCCGGGTATATCCGATCGATGGACAATCCTTTTGCTCTTATCATGTTTAATCCCGGGCACGGTGTCTCCGTTTCAGTGATGCCGATGACGGGAAATAATGCCGAAACCAAAATGGTCAGGGAGGCCCGCTAA
- a CDS encoding hypothetical protein (Evidence 5 : Unknown function) yields the protein MKNLQKTENSLKTSNFDGKFRRARLLAVLSASIATGQYELILLVLKHLKHAQIGRRSVYETIIQSYLFLGFPRMIEAAFAFHEIYGRPPAAPLSFRADGNGADKWKRDGLSLCRKIYGKNYDLLEKRIRSVGPEIFEWMVMEGYGKVLSRPGLTKIERELAEVAALIIEKRGRQLISHLIGSLNVGADIELLRRINRDIAVFSGSVKFKWADSFISKIEGRREAQN from the coding sequence GTGAAAAATCTGCAAAAGACGGAAAACTCTCTTAAGACGTCCAATTTTGATGGAAAATTCCGTAGAGCGCGGTTATTGGCAGTCCTCTCGGCGTCAATCGCCACAGGTCAATATGAATTAATATTGCTTGTGCTGAAACACCTCAAGCATGCGCAGATCGGCCGGCGATCCGTGTACGAAACGATTATTCAGAGCTATCTGTTTCTTGGTTTCCCGCGGATGATTGAAGCGGCCTTTGCTTTTCATGAAATATATGGCCGACCTCCGGCCGCGCCTCTAAGCTTTAGGGCGGACGGCAATGGTGCCGATAAATGGAAAAGAGATGGACTAAGTCTCTGCCGAAAGATTTATGGAAAAAATTACGACCTGCTGGAAAAAAGAATTAGGAGTGTCGGCCCTGAAATATTTGAATGGATGGTTATGGAGGGATACGGTAAGGTTTTAAGCCGTCCCGGTTTGACCAAAATTGAAAGGGAACTGGCTGAAGTAGCCGCTCTTATAATTGAAAAGCGGGGACGGCAACTAATATCGCATCTGATTGGCAGTCTAAATGTGGGTGCCGATATCGAGCTTTTGCGGCGGATAAATCGAGATATTGCCGTTTTCTCAGGTTCCGTTAAATTCAAATGGGCAGATTCATTTATCTCAAAGATAGAAGGGCGCCGTGAAGCTCAGAACTAA